One genomic window of Oncorhynchus clarkii lewisi isolate Uvic-CL-2024 chromosome 5, UVic_Ocla_1.0, whole genome shotgun sequence includes the following:
- the LOC139408683 gene encoding bromodomain-containing protein 3-like isoform X12: MSAVNSATPAPLLGINPPPPEVTNPTKPGRKTNQLQYMQNVMVKTLWKHNFAWPFYVPVDAIKLGLMDYHKVIKQPMDMGTIKKRLEHNYYWSASECMQDFNTMFTNCYIYNKPTDDIVLMAQALEKIFLQKVAMMPQEEVELLPPAPKPKKSKNIGGLDGGESPSSLSGSTTPVIGSSPMTAITPNVPAVQSSPNAPMLPVVSPSQPLVKKKGVKRKADTTTPTTSAITASRSESPSPVSEGKQGKVMSRRESTGRPIKAPKKDLVEGELGQHSSKRSRMSEQLKYCDSILKEMLSKKHAAYAWPFYKPVDAEALELHDYHEIIKHPMDLSTVKKKIDVREYPDAQMFAADVRVMFSNCYKYNPPDHEVVAMARKLQDVFEMRFAKMPDEPVELSPGAGGLVSKGDNSSSGDSSSTDSSDSEEERATRLAELQEQLKAVHEQLAALSQGPVSKPKKKKEKKEKDKKKKDKDNKHSKTKTDEKKAKPGQPAKQGQQKKPSRKANSTVTGSRQPKKGGRGYESDEESLPMAYDEKRQLSLDINRLPGEKLGRVVHIIQSREPSLRDSNPDEIEIDFETLKPSTLRELERYVKSCLQKKQRKPQQKGAGSGTGASHLSGSSSSSDSGSSSSSGSSSDSSDSD; encoded by the exons ATGTCTGCTGTCAACTCCGCAACCCCGGCTCCTCTTCTGGGAATCAATCCCCCACCCCCGGAGGTGACCAATCCCACCAAACCAGGTCGTAAAACCAACCAACTACAATACATGCAGAATGTAATGGTCAAGACATTGTGGAAGCACAACTTTGCCTGGCCTTTCTACGTGCCAGTTGATGCCATCAAATTGGGTCTTATG GATTACCATAAGGTTATAAAACAACCTATGGACATGGGAACCATCAAAAAGAGACTGGAGCATAACTACTATTGGAGTGCCAGTGAATGCATGCAGGACTTCAACACCATGTTCACCAACTGTTACATATATAACAAG CCTACAGATGACATTGTCCTGATGGCACAGGCCTTGGAGAAGATCTTCCTGCAGAAAGTTGCCATGATGCCCCAGGAGGAGGTGGAGCTTCTGCCTCCCGCACCCAAACCCAAGAAAAGCAAGAACATAG GTGGTCTGGATGGAGGCGAGTCACCATCGTCCCTATCTGGCTCTACGACACCTGTGATTGGCTCGTCTCCAATGACTGCCATCACCCCGAACGTCCCAGCTGTCCAGAGCTCGCCCAATGCTCCAATGTTACCCGTCGTCTCACCATCACAACCTCTTGTCAAA AAGAAAGGGGTAAAGAGGAAAGCAGACACCACCACCCCCACGACATCTGCAATCACAGCTAGCCGGAGTGAGTCGCCCAGCCCCGTCTCAGAGGGCAAGCAGGGCAAGGTGATGTCCAGACGGGAGAGTACAGGCCGTCCCATCAAAGCTCCCAAGAAAGACCTGGTGGAAGGGGAGTTGGGCCAGCACAGCAGCAAGCGGAGCAGAATGAGTGAGCAGCTCAAGTACTGCGACAGTATCCTGAAGGAGATGCTGTCGAAGAAACACGCAGCTTACGCCTGGCCCTTCTACAAGCCTGTAGATGCTGAAGCTCTGGAGCTACATGACTACCACGAGATCATCAAGCACCCCATGGACCTCAGCACTGTCAAA AAAAAGATAGACGTCCGGGAGTATCCAGATGCACAGATGTTTGCAGCGGATGTTCGagtaatgttctcaaattgttacAAGTATAACCCTCCAGATCATGAGGTTGTTGCCATGGCCAGAAAACTCCAG GATGTGTTTGAGATGCGTTTTGCTAAGATGCCTGATGAGCCGGTGGAGCTGAGCCCCGGTGCAGGCGGGTTGGTCAGTAAAGGCGACAACTCAAGCAGCGGTGACTCCTCCAGCACGGACAGCTCTGACTCAGAGGAGGAGCGGGCCACCCGGCTCGCCGAGCTGCAGGAACAG CTAAAGGCCGTCCACGAACAGCTTGCCGCGCTCTCTCAGGGCCCTGTGAGCAAAccgaagaagaagaaagaaaagaaagaaaaagacaaGAAGAAGAAAGACAAGGACAACAAGCATAGCAAAACCAAGACGGATGAGAAGAAGGCCAAGCCTGGTCAGCCTGCCAAGCAGGGCCAGCAGAAGAAGCCCTCAAGGAAAGCCAACAGCACAGTGACTGGCTCCAG GCAACCAAAGAAGGGGGGCCGGGGCTACGAATCTGACGAAGAGTCTCTGCCCATGGCGTACGACGAGAAGCGCCAGCTCAGCCTGGACATCAACAGGCTCCCAGGGGAGAAGCTAGGTCGGGTAGTGCACATCATCCAGTCCCGAGAGCCCTCGCTGCGAGACTCCAATCCAGACGAGATCGAGATTGACTTTGAGACGCTCAAGCCCTCCACCCTACGCGAACTCGAGCGATACGTCAAGTCCTGTTTACAGAAGAAACAGCGGAAACCCCAAC AGAAGGGCGCTGGGTCTGGTACTGGTGCTTCCCATCTCAGCGGCAGCAGTAGCTCTTCAGACTCGGGCAGCAGCAGCTCCAGTGGGTCCAGTTCTGACAGCAGCGACTCCGACTGA
- the LOC139408683 gene encoding bromodomain-containing protein 3-like isoform X7 → MSAVNSATPAPLLGINPPPPEVTNPTKPGRKTNQLQYMQNVMVKTLWKHNFAWPFYVPVDAIKLGLMDYHKVIKQPMDMGTIKKRLEHNYYWSASECMQDFNTMFTNCYIYNKPTDDIVLMAQALEKIFLQKVAMMPQEEVELLPPAPKPKKSKNIGGLDGGESPSSLSGSTTPVIGSSPMTAITPNVPAVQSSPNAPMLPVVSPSQPLVKKKGVKRKADTTTPTTSAITASRSESPSPVSEGKQGKVMSRRESTGRPIKAPKKDLVEGELGQHSSKRSRMSEQLKYCDSILKEMLSKKHAAYAWPFYKPVDAEALELHDYHEIIKHPMDLSTVKKKIDVREYPDAQMFAADVRVMFSNCYKYNPPDHEVVAMARKLQDVFEMRFAKMPDEPVELSPGAGGLVSKGDNSSSGDSSSTDSSDSEEERATRLAELQEQLKAVHEQLAALSQGPVSKPKKKKEKKEKDKKKKDKDNKHSKTKTDEKKAKPGQPAKQGQQKKPSRKANSTVTGSRQPKKGGRGYESDEESLPMAYDEKRQLSLDINRLPGEKLGRVVHIIQSREPSLRDSNPDEIEIDFETLKPSTLRELERYVKSCLQKKQRKPQPAAGGKGARSKEELAQEKKKELEKRLQDVSGQLNSNNSNKNKTDKKKTSKKEKGAGSGTGASHLSGSSSSSDSGSSSSSGSSSDSSDSD, encoded by the exons ATGTCTGCTGTCAACTCCGCAACCCCGGCTCCTCTTCTGGGAATCAATCCCCCACCCCCGGAGGTGACCAATCCCACCAAACCAGGTCGTAAAACCAACCAACTACAATACATGCAGAATGTAATGGTCAAGACATTGTGGAAGCACAACTTTGCCTGGCCTTTCTACGTGCCAGTTGATGCCATCAAATTGGGTCTTATG GATTACCATAAGGTTATAAAACAACCTATGGACATGGGAACCATCAAAAAGAGACTGGAGCATAACTACTATTGGAGTGCCAGTGAATGCATGCAGGACTTCAACACCATGTTCACCAACTGTTACATATATAACAAG CCTACAGATGACATTGTCCTGATGGCACAGGCCTTGGAGAAGATCTTCCTGCAGAAAGTTGCCATGATGCCCCAGGAGGAGGTGGAGCTTCTGCCTCCCGCACCCAAACCCAAGAAAAGCAAGAACATAG GTGGTCTGGATGGAGGCGAGTCACCATCGTCCCTATCTGGCTCTACGACACCTGTGATTGGCTCGTCTCCAATGACTGCCATCACCCCGAACGTCCCAGCTGTCCAGAGCTCGCCCAATGCTCCAATGTTACCCGTCGTCTCACCATCACAACCTCTTGTCAAA AAGAAAGGGGTAAAGAGGAAAGCAGACACCACCACCCCCACGACATCTGCAATCACAGCTAGCCGGAGTGAGTCGCCCAGCCCCGTCTCAGAGGGCAAGCAGGGCAAGGTGATGTCCAGACGGGAGAGTACAGGCCGTCCCATCAAAGCTCCCAAGAAAGACCTGGTGGAAGGGGAGTTGGGCCAGCACAGCAGCAAGCGGAGCAGAATGAGTGAGCAGCTCAAGTACTGCGACAGTATCCTGAAGGAGATGCTGTCGAAGAAACACGCAGCTTACGCCTGGCCCTTCTACAAGCCTGTAGATGCTGAAGCTCTGGAGCTACATGACTACCACGAGATCATCAAGCACCCCATGGACCTCAGCACTGTCAAA AAAAAGATAGACGTCCGGGAGTATCCAGATGCACAGATGTTTGCAGCGGATGTTCGagtaatgttctcaaattgttacAAGTATAACCCTCCAGATCATGAGGTTGTTGCCATGGCCAGAAAACTCCAG GATGTGTTTGAGATGCGTTTTGCTAAGATGCCTGATGAGCCGGTGGAGCTGAGCCCCGGTGCAGGCGGGTTGGTCAGTAAAGGCGACAACTCAAGCAGCGGTGACTCCTCCAGCACGGACAGCTCTGACTCAGAGGAGGAGCGGGCCACCCGGCTCGCCGAGCTGCAGGAACAG CTAAAGGCCGTCCACGAACAGCTTGCCGCGCTCTCTCAGGGCCCTGTGAGCAAAccgaagaagaagaaagaaaagaaagaaaaagacaaGAAGAAGAAAGACAAGGACAACAAGCATAGCAAAACCAAGACGGATGAGAAGAAGGCCAAGCCTGGTCAGCCTGCCAAGCAGGGCCAGCAGAAGAAGCCCTCAAGGAAAGCCAACAGCACAGTGACTGGCTCCAG GCAACCAAAGAAGGGGGGCCGGGGCTACGAATCTGACGAAGAGTCTCTGCCCATGGCGTACGACGAGAAGCGCCAGCTCAGCCTGGACATCAACAGGCTCCCAGGGGAGAAGCTAGGTCGGGTAGTGCACATCATCCAGTCCCGAGAGCCCTCGCTGCGAGACTCCAATCCAGACGAGATCGAGATTGACTTTGAGACGCTCAAGCCCTCCACCCTACGCGAACTCGAGCGATACGTCAAGTCCTGTTTACAGAAGAAACAGCGGAAACCCCAAC CGGCCGCTGGGGGCAAGGGAGCAAGATCCAAGGAGGAGCTGGCTCAGGAAAAGAAGAAAGAGTTAGAAAAGAGGCTACAGGATGTCAGCGGCCAGCTGAACAGTAACAACAGCAACAAGAACAAAACCGACAAAAAGAAAACATCCAAAAAAG AGAAGGGCGCTGGGTCTGGTACTGGTGCTTCCCATCTCAGCGGCAGCAGTAGCTCTTCAGACTCGGGCAGCAGCAGCTCCAGTGGGTCCAGTTCTGACAGCAGCGACTCCGACTGA